A stretch of the Amycolatopsis sp. BJA-103 genome encodes the following:
- a CDS encoding FAD-binding oxidoreductase, whose translation MASGDGGTRATARLVRFAEHEARADALRAQLAGLHGTIRLAKRTSNLFRARTATSTPGLDVSGFTHVLDVDPLARTADVEGMVTYEQLVDATLPHGLMPLVVPQLKTITLGGAVTGLGIESSSFRNGLVHESVLEMELLTGDGRIVVARADNEHSALFHGFPNSYGTLGYALRLKIELEPVKPYVRLDHVRYDDTEEYFAALGEACRNGSADFVDGTVFGPGEQYLTLGTFTTSAPATSDYTWLDIYYKSIRERETDHLSVRDYLWRWDTDWFWCSRAFGVQSRLPRLLLGRKLLRSSVYWKLVALDRRFGIAAKLLKLRRLPPEETVVQDIEVPLSRAAEFLDFFRREIPISPVWICPLKQRPGGVNSPLYEMDPETLYVNFGFWSAVPLDPGEEPDTHNRLIEAEVTRLGGRKSLYSDSFYTEDEFWRLYNGDAYRKLKTAYDPDGRLLDLYAKCVRRR comes from the coding sequence ATGGCTAGCGGCGACGGCGGAACCCGAGCGACGGCCCGCCTGGTCCGGTTCGCCGAACACGAAGCGCGCGCCGACGCGCTCCGGGCTCAGCTCGCGGGCTTGCACGGCACGATCCGGCTGGCGAAGCGGACGTCGAACCTGTTCCGGGCGCGGACGGCGACCAGCACCCCGGGGCTGGACGTCTCCGGGTTCACGCACGTACTAGACGTCGATCCCTTGGCTCGCACGGCCGACGTCGAAGGAATGGTCACCTACGAGCAACTGGTGGACGCGACCCTGCCCCACGGGCTGATGCCGCTGGTCGTGCCGCAGCTCAAGACGATCACGCTCGGCGGCGCGGTCACCGGCCTCGGCATCGAGTCCTCCTCGTTCCGCAACGGCCTCGTACACGAGTCGGTGCTGGAGATGGAGTTGCTCACCGGCGACGGCCGGATCGTCGTCGCGCGGGCCGACAACGAGCACAGCGCACTGTTCCACGGCTTCCCGAACTCGTACGGCACGCTCGGTTACGCGCTGCGGCTGAAGATCGAACTGGAGCCGGTCAAACCGTACGTGCGGCTCGACCACGTCCGGTACGACGACACCGAGGAGTACTTCGCGGCACTCGGCGAGGCCTGCCGCAACGGGTCCGCCGACTTCGTGGACGGGACCGTCTTCGGCCCGGGCGAGCAGTACCTGACGCTGGGCACGTTCACCACCTCGGCGCCCGCGACCAGCGACTACACCTGGCTCGACATCTACTACAAGTCGATCCGCGAACGCGAGACCGACCACCTGAGCGTCCGGGACTACCTGTGGCGCTGGGACACGGACTGGTTCTGGTGTTCCCGCGCGTTCGGTGTCCAGAGCCGGCTCCCCCGGCTGCTGCTGGGCAGGAAACTGCTGCGATCGTCGGTCTACTGGAAGCTGGTGGCGCTCGACCGCCGGTTCGGGATCGCCGCGAAACTCCTCAAGCTTCGACGGCTTCCCCCGGAGGAGACCGTCGTCCAGGACATCGAGGTGCCGCTGTCGCGGGCCGCGGAGTTCCTGGACTTCTTCCGCCGCGAGATCCCGATCAGCCCGGTGTGGATCTGCCCGCTGAAGCAGCGGCCGGGCGGCGTGAACTCGCCGCTGTACGAAATGGACCCCGAAACGCTGTACGTCAACTTCGGCTTCTGGTCCGCGGTCCCGCTGGACCCCGGCGAGGAGCCGGATACGCACAATCGGCTGATCGAGGCCGAAGTGACGCGACTCGGCGGGCGGAAATCGCTGTACTCCGACAGTTTCTATACCGAAGACGAGTTTTGGCGGCTGTACAACGGCGACGCCTACCGGAAACTGAAGACGGCCTACGACCCGGACGGCCGCCTCCTCGACCTGTACGCGAAATGCGTGCGGCGGCGGTGA
- a CDS encoding class I SAM-dependent methyltransferase — protein sequence MAETTTVGKIFERLLGPSAAVSITGYDGSASGPADAPVSIHVRSPLALTYLMSSPGDLGLARAYVAGALDVDGDLYTALRALVAQVDQLSPADRVWLLRKLGPTHLRRVAPPAEELPSRLKRGLDGLRHSKTRDSNAISNHYDVSNRFYELVLGPSMAYTCAAYPSAESSLEEAQAHKFDLVCRKLGLRPGMRLLDVGCGWGGMVEHAVEHYGVEALGVTLSREQAQWAQKDIVTKGLADRAEVRHLDYRDVTETGFDAVSSIGLTEHIGARNLPSYFRFLAGKLKPQGRLLNHCITNPDTSVAHSSRGFIDRYVFPDGELESVGEIATAMHDSGLEVRHSENLREHYATTLGAWCANLDANWDEAVAEAGAGRSRVWALYMAACRLAFERREIELHQVLGVKVGPDGDSGMPLRPDWGV from the coding sequence ATGGCTGAGACGACGACCGTCGGGAAGATCTTCGAGCGGTTGCTCGGCCCGAGCGCCGCGGTGTCCATCACCGGCTACGACGGCAGCGCGAGCGGCCCGGCGGACGCGCCGGTGTCGATCCACGTGCGGTCACCGCTGGCGCTGACGTATCTGATGTCGTCCCCGGGAGACCTCGGGCTCGCGCGCGCCTATGTCGCGGGCGCGCTCGATGTGGACGGTGACCTCTACACGGCACTGCGCGCGCTCGTGGCCCAGGTCGACCAGCTCAGCCCCGCCGACCGGGTGTGGCTGCTGCGCAAACTGGGCCCCACGCATCTGCGCCGCGTCGCCCCGCCCGCCGAGGAACTGCCGAGCAGGCTCAAGCGCGGCCTCGACGGATTGCGGCACTCCAAGACGCGCGACAGCAACGCGATCTCGAACCACTACGACGTCTCGAACCGGTTCTACGAACTGGTGCTGGGCCCGTCGATGGCCTACACGTGCGCCGCGTATCCCTCCGCCGAATCCTCGCTGGAAGAGGCGCAGGCGCACAAATTCGACCTGGTGTGCCGGAAACTCGGCCTCCGGCCGGGGATGCGGCTGCTGGACGTCGGCTGCGGCTGGGGCGGGATGGTCGAGCACGCCGTCGAGCACTACGGCGTCGAGGCGCTCGGCGTCACCCTTTCGCGCGAGCAGGCGCAGTGGGCGCAGAAGGACATCGTGACCAAGGGGCTCGCGGACCGGGCCGAGGTCCGGCACCTCGACTACCGCGACGTCACCGAAACGGGCTTCGACGCGGTGTCGTCGATCGGGCTCACCGAACACATCGGCGCGCGGAACCTCCCGTCGTACTTCCGTTTCCTCGCCGGGAAACTGAAGCCGCAGGGCCGCCTGCTGAACCACTGCATCACCAATCCGGACACCTCCGTCGCGCACAGTTCGCGCGGCTTCATCGACCGGTACGTCTTCCCCGACGGCGAACTGGAGTCCGTCGGGGAGATCGCCACCGCGATGCACGACAGCGGCCTCGAAGTGCGGCACTCGGAGAACCTGCGCGAGCACTACGCCACCACCCTCGGCGCGTGGTGCGCCAACCTCGACGCGAACTGGGACGAGGCCGTCGCCGAAGCGGGCGCCGGGCGGAGCCGGGTCTGGGCGCTGTACATGGCCGCGTGCCGCCTCGCCTTCGAGCGGCGGGAGATCGAACTGCACCAGGTTCTCGGCGTGAAGGTCGGTCCGGACGGGGACTCGGGGATGCCGTTGCGGCCGGACTGGGGCGTTTAG
- a CDS encoding thiamine pyrophosphate-binding protein: protein MKVAELVGRTLAELGVGTAFGVVGSGNFEATNGLRAGGVRFVAARHEGGAASMADAYARMSGRVSVLSLHQGVGLTNALTGITEAAKSRTPMIVLTADTAASAVLSNFRIDQDALATAVGAVPERVHGPATAIADTVRAYRTAWQQRRTVLLNLPLDVQAHEAPEAIPVPEIPGPAPIRPDRQAVAKLADLLAGARRPVFIAGRGARESSAPLRELAEVSGALLATSAVAHGLFQGDPFSLGISGGFSSPAAADLIGNADLVIGWGCALNRWTTRHGTLLGPNARLAQVDVDQAALGAHRPIDLGVVGDVTSTAADVHAELGTRGHGAERPRIPATSWNDVPYDDLSGNGRIDPRTLSRRLDEILPEERVVSIDSGNFMGYPSAYLSVPDENGFCFTQAFQCVGLGLGTAIGAALARPDRLPVLGVGDGGFHMAISELETAVRLRIPLVVIVYNDAAYGAEIHHFGAADMTTVRFPDTDIAAIGRGFGCDGVTVRSAGDLAAVTDWLGGPRDAPLVIDAKIADDGGSWWLAEAFRH from the coding sequence ATGAAGGTCGCGGAGCTGGTCGGCCGCACCCTCGCGGAACTCGGGGTGGGGACCGCGTTCGGGGTCGTCGGCAGCGGCAACTTCGAGGCCACCAACGGATTGCGGGCGGGCGGGGTGCGGTTCGTCGCCGCGCGGCACGAGGGCGGCGCGGCGAGCATGGCCGACGCGTACGCGCGGATGAGCGGCCGCGTGTCGGTGCTGAGTCTCCACCAGGGTGTCGGGCTGACCAACGCGCTCACCGGGATCACCGAGGCGGCCAAGAGCCGGACCCCGATGATCGTCCTGACCGCCGACACCGCGGCGTCGGCGGTGCTGTCGAACTTCCGGATCGACCAGGACGCGCTCGCGACGGCCGTCGGCGCGGTGCCGGAACGCGTCCACGGCCCGGCGACCGCGATCGCCGACACCGTCCGCGCGTACCGGACGGCCTGGCAGCAACGCCGGACCGTCCTGCTCAACCTCCCGCTCGACGTCCAAGCCCACGAAGCGCCCGAAGCGATCCCGGTTCCGGAAATCCCCGGTCCGGCGCCGATCCGGCCGGACCGTCAGGCGGTCGCGAAACTGGCCGACCTCCTCGCCGGGGCGCGGCGGCCGGTGTTCATCGCCGGCCGCGGCGCACGGGAGAGTTCGGCGCCACTCCGCGAACTCGCGGAAGTCTCCGGCGCGCTGCTGGCGACTTCGGCCGTGGCACACGGCCTCTTCCAAGGCGACCCCTTCTCCCTCGGGATCTCGGGCGGCTTTTCGTCGCCCGCGGCGGCGGACCTCATCGGAAACGCGGACCTCGTGATCGGCTGGGGGTGCGCGCTGAACAGGTGGACCACGCGGCACGGCACGCTCCTCGGCCCGAACGCGCGGCTGGCCCAGGTCGACGTCGATCAGGCCGCGCTCGGCGCGCACCGGCCGATCGACCTCGGCGTGGTCGGCGACGTCACCAGCACCGCCGCCGACGTTCACGCGGAACTCGGCACGCGTGGCCACGGCGCCGAGAGACCGCGAATCCCCGCGACGAGCTGGAACGACGTGCCGTATGACGACCTGTCCGGCAACGGGAGGATCGATCCGCGCACCCTCAGCCGCCGGCTCGACGAGATCCTCCCGGAAGAACGCGTGGTCTCGATCGACTCCGGCAACTTCATGGGTTACCCGAGTGCGTACCTGTCCGTCCCCGACGAGAACGGTTTCTGTTTCACCCAAGCGTTCCAGTGCGTCGGGCTCGGCCTGGGGACGGCGATCGGCGCGGCACTGGCGAGGCCGGACAGGCTCCCGGTGCTCGGTGTCGGCGACGGCGGGTTCCACATGGCCATTTCCGAGCTGGAAACCGCCGTGCGGCTACGGATCCCGCTCGTGGTCATCGTCTACAACGACGCCGCGTACGGCGCCGAGATCCACCACTTCGGTGCCGCGGACATGACCACGGTCCGGTTCCCCGACACCGACATCGCGGCGATCGGCCGGGGCTTCGGCTGCGACGGCGTCACCGTGCGGTCGGCCGGGGATCTGGCCGCCGTCACGGACTGGCTCGGCGGGCCACGGGACGCGCCGCTCGTCATCGACGCGAAGATCGCCGACGACGGCGGCTCGTGGTGGCTGGCCGAAGCCTTCCGCCACTGA